From the Terriglobia bacterium genome, the window CCGCCGCCATCGGGATTTGACTGCCTACCGGAAAGCGCTCGGGAGGCCCGATCTTGTACCGCCTCACGGGGCCGGGGAGCACCGTGGGATTGGGCAGGCGCAGCGCACCGGCTGCCGCCACGGCAAGAGCCGCGAAGAAACTGCCGATCGCGGACAGGCTCAGGAAGCTCCGGCGGCTTACGCTCGGCTGGTCGAGACGGGACATGGTTTCCACTCCTTGGCAAAAGAGAATCGCTCCATGGTGATCGCGGCCGTCGGGCAACGCTCGGCGCAGAGGCCGCAGCGAATGCAGCGCTCTTCGTCCTTGATGATGGCCGAGGACTCCCCCGCCTCATCTCCGAGTCGATCGCGCCGCAGCGCCTCCAGTTCGGGAGTTGCGGCAATGCGATCGAGCGAGACCAGCTTCAGGCAGACCGTCGGGCAGACGTCCACGCAGCCGCCGCACAGGATGCATCGCTCTCCATCGAAAATCGTGTTGATGCCGCAATCGAGGCAGCGGCCGGCTTCGGCGACCGCCTGGTTCTCATCGTAGCCGATTTCTACCTGCGCACGCGGCTCGCGCAGACGTTCTTGGGGAGAACGGGTCGGAATGTGGAGCCGGGGCCGCCGCTCGTAGGATCTCTCCCGGTGATAGCGTTCCAGCGGGAAGTGACACTGAACCTCCTCCTGAGAGATCTCCACACCGCGCAGGTGCCGGCAGACGGAGCGGGCGGCTTGTTTTCCGCTGGCGATGGCATGAATCATCAGCCGGGGTCCATAGGCGATATCGCCGGCCACAAAGACTCCCGGCGCGGAAGTTGCGCCCGTCTTGGGATTGCTGATGATCTGCTGGGGAGACCTCATCCGGATGCCATCCCGCTCCGGATCAAGGAAAGTCAGGTCCGCTGCCTGCCCGATGGATAGAAGGACTGTGTCCCCCTCGACTTCCAGTTCCGCAGACGCATCGAAGCGCGGCGCAAAACGGCGGTTCTCATCGTACACCGAGAGGCAACGCGTGAAGCAGACGCCGCGCACATACTTCTGGCCGCCCTCTTCGCGGAACAGGAACTCCTTCGGACCCCAGCTGTTGTGGCGCATCAGCCCCTCTTCTATCCCCTCCAGTATCTCCACGGTATCGGCCGGCATCTCGTCCAGCGATTCCAGACAGACGAGATGAACCTCACGGACCCCTTCCATGCGGGCGGCGGTGCGGGAGACGTCATATTCTTCCTGGCGGAGGACCGTGCGGGCGACGTCGTAGGCGACGTTGCCGCCGCCGATGACGATCACCTTGCGCCCGAGCTTCACTTCCTTGCCGAGCGCAACATCCCGCAGAAAATCAACGCCCCCCATGATGCCGATGGCCTCGGCGCCGGGAAGGGATATGGGCCGTGACCTCTTGGCGCCGCATGCGATGACAACGGCGGCAAACTCCCGGCGCAGATCGTCGAAGCGGACATCTTTGCCGACCTCCGTATTGCAGCGGATCTCGACACCCATGGCTTCGATGACGGCGATTTCCCCGCGGATCAAATCGGCCGGGAGGCGGTAGCCGGGCACGCCGGTGGCCAGCATTCCCGCCGGCAGCGGCTCCATTTCAAAAATGACCGGCCTGAATCCCATGAGGGCCAAGTCATGCCCCACTGCCAGCCCTGCGGGTCCCGAGCCGATAATTGCGACGCGTTCACCCTGCGGCTTCGGGAATTCGACTTTCGAGAGCAAGGCAAGAATATGGCGGACTTCCTCCTCGTCGTCACATGGGCGCTCGCCGGCCAGATTCCGGAGAGACGAGAAGAACCGGCTTTCCTGCTCCAGCCCGGCCTCTACGCCGAACCGCTCGCAGGCAAAACGCTTCAAGGCACGGATGGCAATGGGCTGGTCAATCGTTCCGCGGCGGCAGGCAGCCTCGCAGGGCGCACCGCAAATCCGCCCGCACATGGAGGCAAGCGGGTTGGGCCCGCGCGCGGTCAGGTACGCCAGTTCGTAATCGCCTTCAGCGATGGCGCGGACGTAGCCGCGCGCATCGGTGTGTACTGGACAGGCAAACTGGCACTTGATCTGCTCGCGCCAGTAGCCCTCATCGGCAATTCGAACCTGATAGGCTGGAGGGCTCATCGGCTTTGTTCCGGATCCGTATCCTGCGTCCCGGGAGAACGCAGAGCGAATTAATTTGAATCGGAATCTTCCCGGCCTGCGAGATCTCCCGGGCGCCCGTCAGCTTCCCGTCAGGCTGCAGGGCCAGGAAAGCCCTGGCCCGGATGACACACTCTGCAGATCGTGAAAACACGACACCGGGTTCTTTACGTCTATTTTCTTCATGCCGTCAACACTTTTACCACGGCTTGGGCATGAAATCAGTCATGTTAATATTGGGTTAGGGTTCAGGGACCTGGAAACCTGCGCGCCCTGGGAGCAAACCACGAGAAACACGAAACATACGAATGCGATTTTGTGGGTTTCGCGGATTTATTCTGCCCTATCGATGGAGGCGAAGTTCATGCGAACGCTGAAATATGACGTGCTGTTTCTGCTCGGCTTTTTGGCATGCATCTACCCGGCGGCAGTTTCTCAGTCCAACGCGCCGAATCGCATCGCCGTTCGCTGCGGCAGCCTGATTGACGGCAAGGGCGCGGCGCCTGTTGCCGGTGCCGTGATCCTGATCGAAAGCGGCCGCATCAAGCAGGTGGGGACCGGCTTGTCTATACCGGCCGACTATCAGATCGTCGACCTGAGCCGGGCCACCGTGCTCCCTGGGCTGATCGACGATCACACCCACATCCTGCTGCAGGGCGACATCACCGCCGCCGACTATGACGATCAGCTACTGAAGGAATCCACCCCCTACCGCACCATCCGCGCTACCGCTTCGGTCAGGGCGGCGCTCATGAACGGATTCACGGCCATGCGGGATCTCGGGACCGAGGGGGCCATGTACGCCGATGTGGATGTGAAGACGGCCATCCAGCGCGGGATCATCCCGGGGCCGCGGCTTTTCGTCTCGGGCCGCGCCTTCGCGCCGACCGGCATGTATCCTCTCCAGGGTTACTCCTGGGAAATCCGCGTGCCGGAGGGCGTTCAGATCGTCGACGGTGTCGACAACATCCGCCGCGCCGTGCGCGAGGAGGTTAAATACGGCGCCGACTGGATCAAGTATTACTCCGACCGCCGCTACTACATCAAGGATGGCGCGCTCCACTCCTGGGTCGATTTCACCGACGAGGAAGCCGGGGCCCTGGTGGAGGAATCGCACCGGTTGGGCCACAAGGTGTCGGCCCACACGATGGGCAGGGAAGGGATCGAAGCCGCCCTGCGCGCAGGCGTCGACACCATCGAGCACGCACCCGGCCTCGATGCGGAGATGATGGATCTGATGGTCAAACGCGGCGTCTACTGGTGCCCGACCATTTACGTCATCTCCTATGTGGCGGAAGGCCGCGCCGCTGCGGGAGCGCCGATCTGGCTCAGAATGGTGGAACTGCAGAAGGCGGCGTTTGCGCAGGCGGTCAAGAAAGGAGTCCGGATCGCATT encodes:
- a CDS encoding FAD-dependent oxidoreductase, which translates into the protein MSPPAYQVRIADEGYWREQIKCQFACPVHTDARGYVRAIAEGDYELAYLTARGPNPLASMCGRICGAPCEAACRRGTIDQPIAIRALKRFACERFGVEAGLEQESRFFSSLRNLAGERPCDDEEEVRHILALLSKVEFPKPQGERVAIIGSGPAGLAVGHDLALMGFRPVIFEMEPLPAGMLATGVPGYRLPADLIRGEIAVIEAMGVEIRCNTEVGKDVRFDDLRREFAAVVIACGAKRSRPISLPGAEAIGIMGGVDFLRDVALGKEVKLGRKVIVIGGGNVAYDVARTVLRQEEYDVSRTAARMEGVREVHLVCLESLDEMPADTVEILEGIEEGLMRHNSWGPKEFLFREEGGQKYVRGVCFTRCLSVYDENRRFAPRFDASAELEVEGDTVLLSIGQAADLTFLDPERDGIRMRSPQQIISNPKTGATSAPGVFVAGDIAYGPRLMIHAIASGKQAARSVCRHLRGVEISQEEVQCHFPLERYHRERSYERRPRLHIPTRSPQERLREPRAQVEIGYDENQAVAEAGRCLDCGINTIFDGERCILCGGCVDVCPTVCLKLVSLDRIAATPELEALRRDRLGDEAGESSAIIKDEERCIRCGLCAERCPTAAITMERFSFAKEWKPCPVSTSRA
- a CDS encoding amidohydrolase family protein produces the protein MRTLKYDVLFLLGFLACIYPAAVSQSNAPNRIAVRCGSLIDGKGAAPVAGAVILIESGRIKQVGTGLSIPADYQIVDLSRATVLPGLIDDHTHILLQGDITAADYDDQLLKESTPYRTIRATASVRAALMNGFTAMRDLGTEGAMYADVDVKTAIQRGIIPGPRLFVSGRAFAPTGMYPLQGYSWEIRVPEGVQIVDGVDNIRRAVREEVKYGADWIKYYSDRRYYIKDGALHSWVDFTDEEAGALVEESHRLGHKVSAHTMGREGIEAALRAGVDTIEHAPGLDAEMMDLMVKRGVYWCPTIYVISYVAEGRAAAGAPIWLRMVELQKAAFAQAVKKGVRIAFGTDAGGYAWTENQAKEFSYMVKYGMTPMQAIQAATSVAAALLDESQNLGTIESGRMADIVAVSGDPLRDITELEHVKFVMKGGTVYKNEWSAR